A genomic segment from Eubalaena glacialis isolate mEubGla1 chromosome 16, mEubGla1.1.hap2.+ XY, whole genome shotgun sequence encodes:
- the UBL3 gene encoding ubiquitin-like protein 3 yields the protein MSSNVPADMINLRLILVSGKTKEFLFSPNDSASDIAKHVYDNWPMDWEEEQVSSPNILRLIYQGRFLHGNVTLGALKLPFGKTTVMHLVARETLPEPNSQGQRNREKTGESNCCVIL from the exons ATAAACTTGCGCCTCATCTTGGTAAGCGGGAAAACGAAAGAGTTCCTGTTTTCTCCTAATGATTCTGCTTCTGACATTGCAAAGCATGTGTATGACAATTGGCCAATGG ACTGGGAAGAAGAGCAGGTCAGCAGTCCAAATATTCTACGCCTTATTTATCAAGGACGATTTCTACATGGAAATGTCACATTAGGAG CATTAAAACTTCCTTTTGGCAAAACAACAGTGATGCATTTGGTGGCCAGAGAGACATTGCCAGAGCCAAACTCTCAAG GTCAGAGGAATCGCGAAAAGACTGGAGAGAGTAATTGCTGTGTAATCCTGTAA